AAAGGAGGACCTAACCCAACCGTCTTCACAACAACCCCCTCTGCTTTAATTATGTTTTCTTGGGTAGTGACAACCGAATTCTTCGTTCCCAAGTTATACCACATCACGAGAGACAAGGCTAACCGACCCGGCCAATGGCTTGACGAGGTGATGATTTTCAGAAATTCTGGAGTTGGATTTCCTCTGACGCAACCCACCTTGGATGCCCTGCTCGCCCCCTAGAAGATGGCTCTCTGCTCACGTACTGTGAAGACTTCTTAATTGGGTTTGGGCAATTGCTCGCTTTCCGTTGAGTTAAGACCAAGGGAAACTTTCAATCGGCACGTATTCTCTTTGAGTTAATATCAAggaaaatcccaaatcggtatGCATGCAATAAATATACGCTCCGTTAAATCGTCAAAGCTGCTAAGTTGGTTGACACGTGGCGGCTGATGGGTATACCagcttgggatttttacccttaATTTGTCACGGGCGTCATCGGTTCGGGATTTTTCATGGCaataactcaatttaacggaaacggagggtaaatttatcaaaggcaCACCAGTTTGGGGGTTTttcgtaataaaaaaattagtttgagataaatttattctaagcttattaatttggagtttttggtgattaaaaacttaatttgaagtaaaaattatcagtttagagttttttgtgacaTCGACCCCTTTCTATTCTCTTCTCTGTAAGGACCAAACTGTCTTTGTAATGAGAGAAAACAGGCCAATgttgaaaagaagagaaacaacACCCATGGGTGGGTGACCATTTCTTGAATGAGAGAAGAAGGCTAGGATCTCAGTTAGGTCCCTTCTCTATAAATGcaccccctctctctttctattctctctctctctctctctagcataAGTAAACATGATCTATGGTTTGATGCCTCTTTCAACAGCTAAACCCTCTCTAACGTAGGAGAAAGAAACACCAAGGATCGCGATGGCGGCGAACATGGCGAGGAGAAGAAGTGCATCCGCTTCCGGTTTCGTATGGCTGGTGTCTTGTTTGATGGTGTCGAGCGTGTGCGGAGATTATCCCCATTTGGGCCAGATTTTCAGAGGCCGCTACGGCGAGCAAATGCAGAAAATGCAAGACCTCAAGGGGTCGGTACTTTGGCGCGGTTCGGTTTCTCTTGCGGCGTCCTCAGTCGCTACATCGCCACAGCCGGTACTAAAATCTTTCTGTGCGTTCATTAACTTCATCACATGTTTGTAGTGCAACGTAATTCTGAGAATGATGAAGACGACAATGATGCAGGGGTCCCCAAGTCCAAGAGTATACTTGGTCACGTCCTATGGCGCGGATCCAACAGGCAATACAGATAGCATAGACGCCTTGACATCGGCAATTGCAGATGCGGTTCGGGCTCCAGGAGACGGTGTCTTGATGGAGGGGATTACTAATCTCGGAGGTGCTCGGATTAGCCTCGAAGGAGGTGATTACTTGATTAGCCGTCCCCTGCGCTTCCCAGCGGCCGGTGTCGGAAACATCATGGTATGGCTTCGCAAGAAAATTCCGAGATATTAGTATTTGACACCCCAAATGCAACTAGTTTCTCAATCAGGTTATTGAACTAGTGAGGCTAATATTTGGTTTCTTTGATTAACTCTGCTCTGCTCAATTTACTTCACAGATTCACGGAGGAACACTGCGAGCATCGGATGATTTTCCGATTGATGGGTATTTGATCGATCTATCGGCGCCTTCATCAAGCAAATCATCGTCATCGTATAACTTCGAGTACGTAACTTTCAGAGACCTCATGCTGGACTCTAACTACAGGGGAGGCGGCATTTTGGTTCCGAATTCTCTTAGAACGAGCATCGATAACTGCTATATCGCCCGCTTTACCAGCAACGGCATATTAGTTCAGGGCGGCCACGAGACCTACATCAGAAACTCCTTTTTAGGCCAGCACATAACTACGGGTGCGGACCCTGGAGAGCGTAACTTCTCCGGCACAGCCATTAACTTGATGGGCAACGATAATGCCGTGACCGACGTGGTTATTTTCTCAGCTGCCGTCGGCATAATGGTGTCTGGTCAGGCTAATGTGATAACAGGGGTACATTGCTATAATAAAGCGACGGGCTTTGGTGGAACCGGGATCTATTTGAAATTGCCCGGTAAGACGCAAACCCGGATACTGAATTGTTACATGGACTTCACTGGTATAGTCGCCGAAGACCCAGTACAGCTCGATATTTCCAACTGTTTCTTCCTCGGCGATGCCCACATAGCGTTGAAGTCGATCAACGGTGTTGCGAACGGAGTGAATATCAGGAACAACATGTTTAGCGGATCGGGTAAGGGGACTGACATTGTCCAGCTTGATCAATCGAATGGTCCTTTTAAGGAAATAGACCAAGTTGTGGTCGACGCGAACAATGTGGACGGGATGACCATGAGATCTACGGTCGCTAGGGGTTCTGCGAAAGGGAACGGGACCTCATGGATGGTCGATTTCAGCTCGGCTCTTTTGTTTCCGGATCTGATAAATCACGTCCAGTATTCGCTGAGCACGAGCGGCGGCTCTTTCCCGAACCATTCCCTGAGGAACGTGTCGAGGAATTGCGTGGTGGTCGAGTCCGATGTTGCTGTTGCTGCCAGTGTTTTTGTCATGGTGGAACAGGGCAAAAAGCTACCAAGCTGAGCCGATTGAAAATTCTTTGGTGTTGAATGGCCAAAATGGCAAAACTAGAAAATTTCTATGTTGTGACTCTTGTAGCGAGAGAACAAATTTGACCTGCCGACAGAAATGTCAATATATACAATCCAATTGATTTGGAACACTGTCAAATGCAGTTCAGATTAGTCATGAATGTAGTCTCTGTTCTCTAAAGTCCTGCAATGGAAAAGGAACTttcaagtccataccaaattcGAGACTTAAGCTTACAGAGTTCGCTCGGTTAAAGTCGAAAAAATCGACCCCAGGAGCCCTTCCAAATCATCATGAATCTTGACGTTCGGGCAGTAAGCTAAGCTCGGCTTAAGCAAAGCTAGCTCCGAACTCGCCACGACGTAAACGTTGTCGAGCCCAGCATTAGGGCGACGGTCGAGTAAAGTGTCCTACCAAGCAAAAAACAAGCGAAGGTGAAGTCTGAATTGGGACTCACCTTGTTTAATGCCGATGATCATCGTAACGCAAGTGTTCTTAATATCGAAATAAACCCGGATAACCGAACACTCTGCACCGGCATCTACCTCGTTCCCCTGTCCAGTTCACGGGCCATCTGCGATTCAGCTGGTCGGATTCCGCACCgaccggttcccggttccgggCCTGCATATGTCGGATCACATACAGCCTACATTCCCCAAACACAAGCGAATTCGGGGACGAACTGCCTCGAATTCCCTGAAATGTGGAGCAGAAAAACAGGGGACATGAAGAGGACAAACGGGAACCCAAGAACCTCGGTGGGAGGGGATCGACTGCGTGGTTGGAACGTTCGTTCACGCTCCCCACGTCTCTAGAAGAGTCGTCTTCTAGACATGACAGCGACCGCCATAACTGTTACCAGTCGTCTTCTTCGAAGCATGTTGGTTTCAGGTCAGCAAAACTTCTTGGCAGGGCTCGAGCGCTTCGAGTCGTCACTCCTGAGGTTAGAGTTGCCGTACGTAGAGATTGACCAAATTGATGTGATGGCGGTCCAATTGGAACTCCGCTAATTCCTACGCTGGACTAGGACAATGTAAACTTTTCtatcttggtttttttttttaaccagacGAAGTGTTTGTATACTTGCAAATcgctttattaaaaatatttgaaacaaGCCACCAATTTGAATTTAGGCTAAATTTTGGTACTTTCCATACCCCCAAAAGTATGGACTTTTTAGTGTGCTAGTAAACTTCAATAACTATTGGTTGGGGGTGGGCATCCGCTCTCGTCAAACTCGAAAACCGCACTGAAACCAGCCAATTTTGGATGGTTCCCGCGAGAATCGGTCCGGTTCTTGATTTCAACGGATTCGGTTCATGGTTATTGGGGTGGAACAAAATCGACCGCACCAAACCTGGGAACCACCCCAGAGTataaatgtttttatttttatttagtagaaattatgaaaaaaaaaagttgaagacaAAGTAGTTATAGCAAAAATTATTAGAGAAAAGAATAACGTCGTCGGTCCCAAGAAACTGCATGAGATCGGTCGATCCGCTTTCATAGTGGACGTGGTCGGTTCCCGATTCTCCGGACTGGAAACCAACCCCGTCCAATCCACTTTCCAATTCCAAAGTGAGAACCGACTCATCCTGAAACCGATCAAAATCCAACTATTGATAAATGTTGAAGAACCACCAGTAGAACGATAACAGGTGACTATTTTTAAGGTGAACTATTTTATGAAATCAGGTGTCCGAATCAGCCGATGTCGAAGGGTCGACAAATTGATTTCGGTTAGGGGTGAAGTGCCATTGGAACTAAGAGCTGGCTTGAGGCGCAACGATTGAAAGGACGTATAGGGGTAAAGCGCTATTTCAGGTGCAGGCAGGTCTCGAGAGCGGTACCAAATCTATACAAACTATGAATACTAAATACAACCTCCGAAAGATAGGGGTCAAGGTCGGCCATCCAAACGAAGCTTTTTATATCTTGCAGATCagccattttttttaactaactTATCGATTTATTTACTTTTCGAATTCACTAATTCGTACCAAATTACTGAAACCGAATTACGACGACTCATCAACTTTTAGCTCAGTAATCAAAATCTAATTTCAATATTCGTAAAGAGAAGCCTTTGAAAAGGTGAATGTCAATTCCGATGGCTAGCCAAATTTCGTGTCTCCGAAAAAGCCGTGTTCGGAATGGCGCGGATCTAAAATGCTGATGCGAAGCGATCGAACCGCAGAAATGTGATGACATGTCGCGATTCATCGACGGAGAAACGTGCGCAATGTCGTAGGAGGGGGTTGGTCGAGGAGTGGAATCCCAAGTCGATCCAAAAATAAGGTCACGCCCGATCGTGTCCTTTCGTTTGCAAATGTCGTTGAACGATAATTTGGGGTTAGAATATCTCTCCTCTTGCATCGTCGGATTGAATGGAAGGGAGAGCCATGCCTGCCCATGAAGGTAAAGCTTAATCATCTCATTTTCATTAGGTTTTCATATAGGTATCGTGCGAGGGGagggaaaattcccaaaaaaaaaatcaaaatcaaaatttattgcattcgtgtcaatttagtcctgaattttttaaatttcgccaatttaatcttacaccttttgacaatttactaatatagtctatccagccaattttgactcgAAATCACTAAGGTGGACGTTGGCCGTCTTATGTGGCACCGGAGGCgttgatgtgaatattttttcaacttgtttaggtgttttttttaattttaaattgttaatttatttttttcttatttttcctttattaaggCCGGCGAGGTCCTAGCGAACCTCATCGGCAATCGGATAAGGGCCTACAAGCCCTCGCTTGTCGCTACAAGGGTTGCGACCCTCTCCCTAGGCCCTTGTCGGTccctcgctagatttgggcgagAGCAACACTCGTCCAACACTCTCCAGCCACCTAccgaaaagaaagaataaaaagatgaaagaaagaaaatctaaaaaaaaatattgtttatgCAAGCTTCAATCAAGCCACATAGAATGGCCGACATTGACTAGACTGCAATGTCAGCATTTTTCGGTCAAATTTGGCTAAAATTACTACATTTCCAAATAGTCAAAAGATTTAGTAGTGAACCAacataaaaatttcgaaaaaaaaattgcataatttttgacaaaaaaaattggcattattgaaaagtttatgattagtgcacgtgcaataggtttataatttttttttataattatttctgAAAATATGCTATGTATATGGATTTAGATGCACGGTTCATATGGTATACCAAAATCGCTTCGAACTTATGAGGCCCAAGATCCCCTCAGCTGCTTGGATACTAtgccaagggaaaaaaataagttCCGCAAAAAGTATTCTCACGTGCAATTGAGATCCTCCAAATTTATGTTGAAAAGTTACTCTATGAAGAGACCGAAAAACTAAGTAGTACCGATATCGACACGTGATACGGCATGTCGACacgttatttctcaaaaaataaaaaatttcgatac
This sequence is a window from Rhodamnia argentea isolate NSW1041297 chromosome 3, ASM2092103v1, whole genome shotgun sequence. Protein-coding genes within it:
- the LOC115728898 gene encoding polygalacturonase QRT3, producing the protein MAANMARRRSASASGFVWLVSCLMVSSVCGDYPHLGQIFRGRYGEQMQKMQDLKGSVLWRGSVSLAASSVATSPQPGSPSPRVYLVTSYGADPTGNTDSIDALTSAIADAVRAPGDGVLMEGITNLGGARISLEGGDYLISRPLRFPAAGVGNIMIHGGTLRASDDFPIDGYLIDLSAPSSSKSSSSYNFEYVTFRDLMLDSNYRGGGILVPNSLRTSIDNCYIARFTSNGILVQGGHETYIRNSFLGQHITTGADPGERNFSGTAINLMGNDNAVTDVVIFSAAVGIMVSGQANVITGVHCYNKATGFGGTGIYLKLPGKTQTRILNCYMDFTGIVAEDPVQLDISNCFFLGDAHIALKSINGVANGVNIRNNMFSGSGKGTDIVQLDQSNGPFKEIDQVVVDANNVDGMTMRSTVARGSAKGNGTSWMVDFSSALLFPDLINHVQYSLSTSGGSFPNHSLRNVSRNCVVVESDVAVAASVFVMVEQGKKLPS